In the genome of Paenarthrobacter ilicis, the window AGTGGCTCGGACGCCCAGTGGTTGTACCCGGGCAAATCCTTGGAGGACATTGCCAGCCATCTGCTGGCGCTGGGCACCGGTTTGGCAGTTTTGACCCAGGGTGCGAAGGGGTCACTGATGGCCACACCACATATCCAGCTGAACCTTTCCGCGGTTCCGTCCACTGTGGCTGACACCATCGGTGCCGGTGACTCCTACATGTCCGCGCTCATCATGGGTCTGTTGCTGCGTGGCAGCGATGGATTGGCTCCCACGGTGCTGGAACGGATCGGCAGCATCGCCTCCATGGCTGCGGCCATCACCGTTGGCAGGCCTGGCGCCAACCCGCCCACGCACCGGGAGCTCCTCACGGAAATGGCCCGCTAAGGCGGAGACGCCCGCTAACGGCCCTTCCGTCGGGTGAGCCCGACGCCGATCAAGCAGATCACTCCGCCCAGCAGCCCCCAGATGGTGGGCACTTCCTGCAGGACCGCCCAGGAAATCAGAATGGTGGTGCCCGGGACGAGGTAGGTGGTGGCCGCCAGCCTCCCTGCGGAGATAAGGGACAACGCGTACGCCCACGTGGTGAAGGCGATGGCCGTGGGGAAGATCCCCAGATACACCAGGCCCAGCGTTGCGGGCAGGGGAGCAGCCTGGACCTCGGCCACCAGTTGGCCGGTCCACGGCAGGCAGCACACCGCGCCCACCATGATGCCGAACCAGGTTGCCTGCCCCGCAGTGAACTTTCGCAGAACCGGCTTCTGGAGGATCGCGCTCACGGAGGCGAGTACCGCCGCCAGCAGGCATAACAGCACGCCGGCCACGTCCGCCGTCGAACGCTGCCCTGAACCCAGGGCGATCATCGCCACGCCGCAGAACGCCACCCCGCTGCCGATCAACAGCCAGCGCGGGAAACCCTCCTTCAGGACCACTCCGGCCAGGATCGCGATGAGGATGGGGGACACGTTGATCAGCATGGCGCTGGTTCCGGCATCCAGCATGTGCTCGGCAGCGTTCAGGGCCACGTTGTAGCCGCCGAACCACATCACGCCGTAGGCCACAATCGGAAACCATTCCCGGCCGCGTGGCCAGATTTTGAGGGTAGGAAGCACCACCGCTCCAAGAACGACGGCGGCAACCGCCAACCGTCCCAGCGTCAAGGAACCGGGGGAGAAGCTGGGGCCGACTGCGCGGATGCCCACGAACGCGGACGCCCACAGGACGACGGTGACGATCACAGCTGCGATGCCGAGCTTGCTGATGGCTGCCGCGGGCGCGGGGGTGGTGCGCGGGGGCATATCCGGGGAAGGCTGGCCGGGTTCGGCCGGGGTGGTGGTTGTCATGTAGCAAATCTATCCGCGGCAAGGCGTGGGCGGCTGGCGGTTTTCGGACGCGTCAGGGCAAGATCCTGCCAAAAGTCCGTGCTGCCTGTCCGCGCCCACAGCGGCGCGTGGAAGAGGCAGCACGCTCGATTTGGGAATATCGCTATCTATGCTCTAAAGTTTTAGAGTCCAGTTCGGACGAGCGAGACACGGAAAGAACGCGTAAAGCGTTGTTTTTCCTTGCAAAAACCGAATTGAGTTCAGGCCCCCATCGTCTAGCGGCCTAGGACACCGCCCTTTCACGGCGGCGGCACGGGTTCGAATCCCGTTGGGGGTACGCAAGGAAGTGGTAAACCGGATGAAAAAAGTCTGGTAAGCTAGAAGCCTTGAAAAAAACGCGGTAGAGATACCGCACAGCAAGGCCCTGTAGCGCAGTTGGTTAGCGCGCCGCCCTGTCACGGCGGAGGTCGCGGGTTCAAGTCCCGTCAGGGTCGCTCTGAGCGCCGAAGAAATTCGGTTCTCAAGGTGACATGTCACCTAGGCTCTGTAGCTCAGTTGGTAGAGCGTTCGACTGAAAATCGAAAGGTCACCGGATCGACGCCGGTCGGAGCCACCACTGGGAAGCATCAGTTCTGCGGAACTGGTGCTTTTCTCTTTTAACAAAACACTTTGCGTGGGCCCGGGTTATAGGGTGATTTGCATGGGATTGTTCAAGAAGAAATCTTCGGTCGCAGAGCCCGCAGATGAGGACCTGACGTTCTTCACCGCCTCTAAAGCCAACGAATTCCGCGCACTTGCCCGCGAGGTGTTTGCGGAACTGGGCTATGAGGTCCAGATTAATCCCGACCACGCCATCGATGCGGACGGGCGTGGCTACGGTTTCTGGAACGTTGCGGCCAACTGCCACGCCCAGCCCGAGGGAAAGTGGCGGGGAATTATCAGGGAACATGTCCAGAAGGTCTTGGCCAGTTTCGAGGCGCCGGATCCTTTCGAAGACCTCACTTCAGCTGATGTAGCTGGCCGGCTGTATGCCCGCTTGTACGATGAAGCTGCCATCCCCGGATTGGATGCGTACCCACACAGTGAGTTTGTGCCGGGTGTGGTGGAGATGTTGGCCTTGGACCTTCCGGAAACAGTCGCGGTGTTCAACAGGGAGAACGCCGCCAGGTTCGGTGGCTGGCAGGCCCTTCGGGAGCAGGGGCTGGCCAATCTCCGCGCTCTGGACAATGAGCAACTGGAGACCCTCGAGGCACCCGGCGGAGGTGTTTTCTGGGCACTGCTGGGTAACTCTGTTTATACCGCCAGCAAGGCGCTGCTGTTGCCGGGCC includes:
- a CDS encoding DMT family transporter; this translates as MTTTTPAEPGQPSPDMPPRTTPAPAAAISKLGIAAVIVTVVLWASAFVGIRAVGPSFSPGSLTLGRLAVAAVVLGAVVLPTLKIWPRGREWFPIVAYGVMWFGGYNVALNAAEHMLDAGTSAMLINVSPILIAILAGVVLKEGFPRWLLIGSGVAFCGVAMIALGSGQRSTADVAGVLLCLLAAVLASVSAILQKPVLRKFTAGQATWFGIMVGAVCCLPWTGQLVAEVQAAPLPATLGLVYLGIFPTAIAFTTWAYALSLISAGRLAATTYLVPGTTILISWAVLQEVPTIWGLLGGVICLIGVGLTRRKGR